The Methanosphaera sp. BMS genome contains a region encoding:
- a CDS encoding AbrB/MazE/SpoVT family DNA-binding domain-containing protein produces the protein MMMIDTKLYNNNQTTVPAEIRNAHSLQADDIIEWVLSNDNTVHINFRKKVTLNEMKGAGKTSKNTNALELEKELYR, from the coding sequence ATGATGATGATTGACACTAAGTTATATAATAACAATCAGACCACAGTACCGGCAGAAATTCGTAATGCACATAGCCTACAAGCAGATGACATAATCGAATGGGTATTATCCAACGACAACACGGTACATATAAACTTCAGAAAAAAAGTTACATTAAACGAGATGAAAGGTGCTGGAAAAACTAGTAAAAATACAAATGCATTAGAACTAGAAAAGGAGCTTTACAGATAA
- a CDS encoding HEPN domain-containing protein, with protein sequence MDKQEIKDYRIKAQRKLDSGKLLYENEYYSDSITQFFYAMLLTANALLLTKNYESNKQKGILDGFNQYFVLEEGFNLDIYKKFAGTQDLRQEVDYNARDYITKELAKNKMEECEKFIA encoded by the coding sequence TTGGATAAACAAGAAATAAAGGATTATAGAATTAAAGCACAACGAAAACTTGATTCTGGAAAGTTATTATATGAAAATGAATATTACAGTGATTCAATTACTCAATTTTTTTATGCCATGCTTTTAACAGCAAATGCGTTATTGCTTACTAAAAACTATGAAAGTAACAAACAAAAGGGAATACTTGATGGATTTAATCAATATTTTGTTCTAGAAGAAGGTTTTAATTTAGATATCTATAAAAAGTTTGCTGGAACTCAAGATCTCAGACAAGAAGTCGATTATAATGCAAGAGATTATATAACTAAAGAACTGGCAAAAAATAAAATGGAAGAATGTGAGAAATTCATCGCATAA
- a CDS encoding type II toxin-antitoxin system VapC family toxin — translation MTKYFIDTNIIVGYILEYDDLHKDAIKVFDKYDLENQDCYISNHVLDEIITIIGQYEGSKLAYQTYLMIKDNFTILNEYHIPNFNSQVMNTYKTENKNDKQKIGFTDTSIIELIKYYKIDTLITFDKQLSEKCPIDVINK, via the coding sequence ATGACCAAATACTTTATAGACACAAATATAATTGTCGGATACATACTGGAATATGATGACTTACACAAAGATGCAATCAAGGTATTCGACAAATATGACCTTGAAAATCAGGACTGCTATATATCCAATCACGTTCTGGATGAAATAATAACAATCATAGGCCAATACGAAGGATCAAAACTAGCATACCAAACATATCTGATGATAAAGGACAACTTCACAATACTAAACGAATACCATATACCCAATTTCAATTCACAAGTAATGAACACATACAAAACAGAAAACAAAAACGACAAACAAAAAATAGGCTTTACAGACACATCAATAATAGAATTAATTAAATATTACAAAATAGATACCTTAATCACCTTCGATAAACAATTATCTGAAAAATGTCCCATTGATGTCATCAATAAATGA
- a CDS encoding nucleotidyltransferase domain-containing protein: protein MKNRIEIAQEFADKIKNKYIKKIILFGSVARGEDNDDSDIDILIISNNREIIEDKISDEKYNIITKYRELISAHIITEKHYEETKNYSFITNVIRDGIILG from the coding sequence ATGAAGAATAGAATTGAAATTGCTCAAGAATTTGCCGATAAAATCAAAAACAAATACATTAAAAAAATAATCCTCTTCGGATCAGTCGCAAGAGGAGAAGACAATGACGATTCAGATATAGATATACTGATTATTTCCAACAACAGAGAAATAATAGAAGATAAAATATCTGATGAAAAATACAATATTATAACAAAATATAGGGAATTAATTTCAGCACATATAATTACTGAAAAGCATTACGAAGAAACAAAAAATTATTCATTTATAACTAATGTGATAAGGGATGGGATTATACTTGGATAA